A part of Puntigrus tetrazona isolate hp1 chromosome 21, ASM1883169v1, whole genome shotgun sequence genomic DNA contains:
- the sdad1 gene encoding protein SDA1 homolog: protein MSGRHNNKLPTNLPQLQNLIKRDPKSYTEEFLQQYRHYQSNVEIFKHQPDKSNKDLAELVMFLAQVGHCYLEELSDFPQQLTDLLLNHHTLLEPDLRMTFCKALILLRNKDLISPTSLLGLFFELLRCHDKLLRKTLYTHIVTDIKNINAKHKNNKMNTTLQNFMYTMLRDSNPVAAKISLDVMVELYKRNIWNDAKTVNVITTACFSKVAKILVAGLKFFLGKDEDEKKDSDSESEDDGPTVRDLMVRYSTGKKSSKNKKKMEKAMKVLKKHKKKKKVEVFNFSAIHLIHDPQDFAEKLLKQLESSNERFEVKIMMMELISRLVGIHELFLFNFYPFVQRFLQPHQREVTKILLCTAQASHQLVPPEIIEPVITTIANNFVTDRNSGEAMTVGINAIREVVARCPLSMSEDLLQDLAQYKSHKDKNVVMSARGLIQLFRDLNPKMLHKKDRGKPTESSKEAKIHNYGELEAKDYIPGAEVLEVEEKVDDEKDEDGWESASMSEDDEDGEWVNVHHSSDEDQTEVTEKLKSIPEDERKVKASAVSTSRLLTQDDFKKIRVAQMAKEVSTAPGKGQKRKNVDSDGEEERGELLSLRDIERLHKKPKSDKETRLATAMAGRTDRKEFVKKRTKLNPFASTSNKEKKRKKNFMMMKHSQNVRTKGKRSFRDKQIALRDALLKKRKHK, encoded by the exons atgtcGGGGCGTCACAATAACAAATTACCAACGAACCTCCCACAGTTGCAAAATTTGATTAAGAGGGATCCAAAGTCCTACACGGAGGAG TTTTTGCAACAGTATCGCCACTATCAGTCAAATGTGGAGATCTTTAAACATCAGCCTGACAAATCCAACAAAGACCTGGCAGAGCTGGTCATGTTTCTGGCTCAG GTTGGACACTGCTACTTAGAGGAGCTGTCAGATTTCCCGCAGCAGCTGACTGATCTGCTCCTAAACCATCATACTCTGCTGGAGCCAGATCTCAGAATG ACATTTTGCAAAGCTCTCATTCTCTTGAGGAACAAAGATCTGATCAGTCCCACCAGTCTTCTGGGGCTGTTCTTTGAGCTTCTGCGCTGTCATGACAAACTTTTGCGGAAG ACGTTATATACCCATATTGTGACCGACATCAAAAATATCAATGCcaagcacaaaaacaacaaaatgaacacG ACCTTACAGAACTTCATGTACACGATGCTGAGGGATTCCAACCCCGTGGCTGCCAAGATCTCTCTGGACGTGATGGTTGAGCTTTACAAAAGGAACATCTG GAACGATGCCAAAACTGTGAACGTCATCACCACAGCGTGTTTCTCCAAAGTCGCAAag ATCCTTGTCGCTGGATTGAAGTTCTTCCTGGGAAAGGAtgaggatgaaaagaaagacaGTGATTCGGAGTCTGAg GATGATGGGCCGACAGTCAGAGATCTAATGGTTCGATATTCCACTGGAAAGAAATCTtccaaaaacaagaagaaaatggAGAAGGCCATGAAAGTTCTCAAG aaacataaaaagaagaaaaaagtggaAGTTTTTAATTTCTCTGCCATCCACTTGATCCATGATCCACAAG ACTTTGCAGAGAAGCTCCTGAAGCAGCTGGAAAGTTCAAACGAGCGTTTTGAGGTGAAGATCATGATGATGGAGCTCATCTCTAGACTTGTGGGAATTCATGAG CTTTTCCTCTTCAATTTCTATCCATTTGTCCAGCGGTTCCTTCAGCCTCACCAGAGAG AGGTCACCAAAATTCTGTTGTGTACCGCCCAGGCCTCACACCAGTTGGTTCCTCCTGAA ATCATTGAGCCAGTCATCACGACCATCGCCAATAACTTTGTTACAGACAGAAATTCAGGAGAGGCCATGACAGTTGG AATCAACGCTATAAGAGAAGTGGTCGCCCGCTGTCCTCTCTCAATGTCAGAAGATCTCCTTCAAGATCTTGCACAGTACAAATCTCACAAAGATAAAA ATGTTGTGATGTCTGCCAGAGGTCTAATCCAACTCTTCAGAGATCTCAATCCAAAGATGCTACACAAAAAAGACAGG GGCAAGCCCACAGAATCCTCCAAGGAGGCCAAAATCCATAACTATGGAGAACTTGAGGCCAAAGACTACATCCCTGGGGCTGAGGTGCTGGAAGTGGAGGAGAAAGTAGATGATGAGAAAGATGAAG ATGGCTGGGAGAGCGCCAGCATGagtgaggatgatgaagatggcGAGTGGGTGAACGTCCATCACTCCTCGGATGAAGATCAGACAGAAGTG ACTGAGAAATTAAAGAGCATCCCAGAGGACGAGCGGAAAGTTAAAGCTTCGGCCGTCAGCACCAGTCGACTCCTCACGCAAGACGACTTCAAAAAGATCCGCGTCGCTCAGATGGCCAAAGAAGTCAGCACTGCACCCGGAAAGGGACAGAAGAGGAAGAACGTGGACAGTgatggagaggaggagag GGGTGAGCTACTTAGTCTAAGAGACATTGAACGCCTTCACAAGAAACCCAAATCTGACAAAGAAACACGACTGGCAACAGCCATG GCTGGGCGGACAGATAGGAAAGAGTTTGTTAAAAAGAGAACTAAGCTAAACCCGTTTGCCAGCACCAGTAACAAGGAGAAGAAACGGAAAAAGAACTTCATGATGATGAAACACAGTCAGAATGTGAGGACCAAAGGAAAACGCTCCTTCAGAGATAAACAG aTTGCGTTAAGAGATGCACTCCTGAAGAAGAGGAAACACAAGTAA